A window of the Streptomyces albireticuli genome harbors these coding sequences:
- a CDS encoding peptidyl-tRNA hydrolase, which produces MTSPDTRPDASPGTAADGAARPEDPRDEAPQFVLPLVVRMEKDAPPARTDALETAARAVLTLLSDARAATGADGVDGEWARAVRDWQDARIRKVVRRARGAEWRKASALPGITVTGERAEVRVFPPVPLDGWPKELVKLQVSGTDLDDPEPPAPLTGPAGPVLWLNPELEMSAGKTMAQAGHGAQLAWWGLDEAARRAWRESGFALTVRTADPERWAGLTTSGLPVVRDAGFTEIAPGSCTVVADHPALRVGQYDL; this is translated from the coding sequence GTGACCAGCCCTGACACCCGCCCCGATGCCAGCCCCGGGACCGCCGCCGACGGTGCCGCCCGCCCGGAGGACCCCCGCGACGAGGCGCCGCAGTTCGTGCTGCCGCTCGTGGTCCGCATGGAGAAGGACGCGCCCCCGGCCCGTACGGACGCCCTGGAGACGGCGGCGCGCGCGGTGCTGACGCTGCTGTCCGACGCGCGCGCGGCCACCGGCGCCGACGGGGTGGACGGCGAGTGGGCGCGGGCCGTGCGGGACTGGCAGGACGCCCGGATCCGGAAGGTCGTGCGGCGGGCGCGGGGCGCCGAGTGGCGCAAGGCGTCGGCGCTGCCGGGCATCACGGTCACGGGCGAGCGGGCCGAGGTGCGGGTCTTCCCGCCCGTGCCGCTCGACGGCTGGCCCAAGGAGCTGGTGAAGCTCCAGGTGTCGGGCACGGACCTGGACGACCCGGAGCCCCCGGCCCCGCTCACCGGCCCCGCGGGCCCGGTGCTGTGGCTCAACCCGGAGCTGGAGATGTCGGCCGGCAAGACCATGGCCCAGGCGGGGCACGGCGCACAGCTCGCGTGGTGGGGGCTGGACGAGGCGGCCCGGCGGGCCTGGCGGGAGTCCGGTTTCGCGCTGACGGTGCGGACGGCCGACCCGGAGCGCTGGGCCGGGCTGACCACGAGCGGGCTGCCGGTGGTGCGGGACGCGGGCTTCACCGAGATCGCCCCGGGATCGTGCACGGTGGTCGCGGACCACCCGGCGCTACGGGTCGGGCAGTACGACCTGTGA